AGATTTGCAAGTGCAAAAAGAGAACCGAGAAgaggtaaaggaaaaggtaaaagagacaccAAAAACTCTTCCACTTATTCTAGACCTCCTCTTCCATTCCCTCAAAGACTCGCTAAGaaggttgatgatagcaaactcgaAAAGTTCTACGACATTCTCAAGTAATTATCGATGAATAttccatttgtggaagcatttcaagagatgtTGGGGtttgctaaatatttgaaagattTTATCACCAAGAAGAGAACCACCAAGAATGAAGTGGTGAATATGACTCATGGATTAGTTCCATCATTGCAATATCCAccgttcaaaagaaagaagatCCGGGAGCTTTCACCATTCCATGTACTATTGGGGCACGTGATTTTGCAAGAGCCCTTTGTGATAATAGGGCTAGCATCAACTTAATGCCTCTTGTCATGTATAAGCAAGCGGGGTTAGGTATGCCAAGGTCCACaagtatgagattgcaaatggtcgATCTTCCCAACAAACGATCGGTGGGAATTGTTGATGATGTACTTGTGAAGGTGGGAAAGTTTCATTTACCCGCCGATTTCGTAATCCTTAATTGTGCGgttgacaaagagatccctatTATTTTGGGGAGACCATTCCTTGCCACTGGAAGAGCACTAATGGATTCAGAACGGAATGAGATCAAATTCCGTGTGAATGATGAAGAGGTTACATTCCAAGCAATCAAGGGTATGAAACTAACGCATGAGTATGAAAGCATCTCGATGATCGATGTTGTTGATGAAGTAGAGGATGCAGTtgaaatgaaaatggaagaaCAGTGCCTCGGTGAGGCATTGGCAGCTATTTTGGTGAACTTTGATGGTGAAGATATGGAGGGGTATATGGAATCGGTAAATGCGTTGGAGGGGCTTGGGTCCTACACTTATGCTCTGGCAAAGCTCTCTCTCGACTTGGAGAATAGAGCCACTCCTCCCGCAAAGCCTTCTATTATCGAGCCACCGCAACTAGAGCTCAAACCACTTCCACcacacttgaggtataaatttcttggctcaaatgatactttaccgggtaattgtttcttctttgttgaatgatgtgcaggtagaaAAATTGTTGGAAGTCTTGAAAGAGCATAGGCAAGCCATTGGATGGACAATTGCGGACATCCGAGGGATTCCCGCGGGAATTTGCGAACACAAGATCTAATTGGAAAGAGAGGCGaaaccaagtgtggaacatcaacGATGGTTGAACCCGTcaatgcaagaggtggtaaagaaagaaatcatcaaatggttggatgtcaGGGTAGTCTACCTATTGCCGATAGTTCTTGGGTaagcccggtgcaatgtgtgcaaAAAAAGGAGGCATGGCCGtaattgaaaatgataaaaatgagctcatcccaacAAGAACGGTGACCGGTTGGAGGGTGTGTATGGATTATCGGAAGCTCAATAGTGCCACATGCAAagaccatttccctatgccttttattgatcaaatgcttgatcggctagcaggaaggtcattctattgtttccttgatggaTATTCCGGACACAACCAAATCAACATAAAATTGGAGGATCAAGAGAAGATGACATTCACTTTCCCCTATGGAACTTTTGCCTTTAGCCGGATaccatttggtttgtgcaatgctCCGGCTACTTTTCAAAGATGCTTGATGTCCATTTTttccgacatggtggaggattttctagaggttttcatggatgacttctcagtggtaggtgactcttttgagcattgtcttcacaatcttagacaagtgcttaagagatgtgaggagaccaaccttgtgctcaattgggaaaaatgccatttcatggtggaTGAAGGCATTGTATTgtggcataaaatttcaaaacatggcatAGAGGTTGACCGGGCTAAGATCGATATTATTTCCAAGCTTCCTCTACCTACTTCCGTTAAAGGTGTTAGAAGTTTCTTAGGGCATGTCGGATTCTATaggcgtttcatcaaggatttttcca
This sequence is a window from Nicotiana sylvestris chromosome 3, ASM39365v2, whole genome shotgun sequence. Protein-coding genes within it:
- the LOC138888463 gene encoding uncharacterized protein, translated to MTELVGSHTSSIQKLEMQMRDLYREQNSKQKGTLPSDTIANLRGSGSGPTSHVMAITTRSGKVLQGEGEQVVEVEESEQRVEVEAPSAVEVERISKDLQVQKENREEVKEKVKETPKTLPLILDLLFHSLKDSLRSSIIAISTVQKKEDPGAFTIPCTIGARDFARALCDNRASINLMPLVMYKQAGLGMPRSTSMRLQMVDLPNKRSVGIVDDVLVKVGKFHLPADFVILNCAVDKEIPIILGRPFLATGRALMDSERNEIKFRVNDEEVTFQAIKGMKLTHEYESISMIDVVDEVEDAVEMKMEEQCLGEALAAILVNFDGEDMEGYMESVNALEGLGSYTYALAKLSLDLENRATPPAKPSIIEPPQLELKPLPPHLRQVLKRCEETNLVLNWEKCHFMVDEGIVLWHKISKHGIEVDRAKIDIISKLPLPTSVKGVRSFLGHVGFYRRFIKDFSKIANPMGKLFEKDAKFVFDEKCLKAFEELKQRLTTTPIIVTPDWSLPFELMCDASGVAIGAMLGQRHNKVLHPVYYASKTLNGAQMNYIVTEQELLAMPLRCSGLICWDPR